The Candidatus Wallbacteria bacterium genomic sequence ATCGAGACATTTCAGGAAGGGATCAAGCTTTACAAAAGTCTGCAACAGAAGCTCAAAGAAGTTGAGCTCAAAGTGAATCAGGTGCTGGAGCGGGAAGGCGAGATCGTGATTGAAGAAAAATAACCTGGAACTTTATTTCCGGGAAACCGTGAACACGGTCGACAAATGGCTGGACGAACTGCTGCCGTCCCAGAAAACTGCACCAGTGGAAATCCATCGCGCCATGAGATACTCCGTGTTTTCAGGAGGGAAAAGGATCAGGCCGCTGCTCCTGATCCTGACCGCGGAAATGCTTGGAGCCGGAGCCGATAAAGTCCGGCTGCCCGCCTGTGCTCTTGAGCTGATCCACACCTATTCCCTGATTCATGACGATCTGCCGTCCATGGACAACGACGATTTCAGGCGGGGTAAGCCATCCTGCCATAAGGTTTTTGGCGAAGCACTGGCGATCCTGGCCGGTGACGCTCTTTTAACAGAGGCTTTTGTCCTTTTGTCCGGGTTTCCGGTAAAACATCTGCGGCCGGTGTTGAGAGAGATCGCCGTTTCTGCCTCAACCCGCGGCATGGTGGGTGGACAGGTCCTGGACATTCGATCTGCAGACCGCAGGATTTCCCGGAAAGCACTGCTTGAAATGCACCTGTTAAAAACCGGAGCCCTGTTGACCGCACCGCTTTCAATTGCC encodes the following:
- the xseB gene encoding exodeoxyribonuclease VII small subunit → MSEERKLKFSEGLKRLEEIVDKMEKEEYEIEEMIETFQEGIKLYKSLQQKLKEVELKVNQVLEREGEIVIEEK
- a CDS encoding polyprenyl synthetase family protein, yielding MKKNNLELYFRETVNTVDKWLDELLPSQKTAPVEIHRAMRYSVFSGGKRIRPLLLILTAEMLGAGADKVRLPACALELIHTYSLIHDDLPSMDNDDFRRGKPSCHKVFGEALAILAGDALLTEAFVLLSGFPVKHLRPVLREIAVSASTRGMVGGQVLDIRSADRRISRKALLEMHLLKTGALLTAPLSIAGIISGADPGQLDLLALLGEKIGLLFQVTDDILDAATDAGKKPGSCHDKANFVSMYGLGRSRKMAGAVRDEALEILSEIRADDRFRKGIFQELIRFICERRK